In Synechococcales cyanobacterium T60_A2020_003, a genomic segment contains:
- a CDS encoding DUF4129 domain-containing protein, translating into MAAGEFQEHSIPWEIQKFSQRVGEGFEGLWGGGPDIPNPSAPPEWISRLLFWIILTGMVIIVGRWLYLLLRPYMRPFLDSLFPTQLQASEAVTPSLTMSDWLTRSRQAQQRGQYGEACHALYMAVLHHLDQQNLIPLDPSRTDGEYLSLTCHLDRPNPYQFIIRTHERLRFGQAQISAEECDRCWQAYDELNRP; encoded by the coding sequence GTGGCAGCAGGCGAGTTTCAAGAACATAGCATTCCCTGGGAGATCCAGAAATTTTCCCAGCGGGTGGGTGAAGGGTTTGAAGGACTGTGGGGAGGTGGCCCCGATATCCCGAACCCTAGCGCTCCTCCTGAGTGGATTTCGCGCCTTTTATTTTGGATCATTCTGACGGGGATGGTGATCATCGTTGGGCGTTGGCTTTATCTGCTGCTGCGTCCCTACATGCGCCCGTTTTTAGACTCTCTCTTTCCCACTCAACTCCAAGCCTCTGAGGCTGTCACACCATCGCTGACCATGTCTGATTGGCTCACGCGATCGCGCCAAGCTCAGCAACGGGGACAGTACGGTGAGGCGTGTCATGCGCTCTATATGGCCGTTTTACATCATCTCGATCAGCAAAATCTGATTCCCCTCGATCCCAGTCGCACCGATGGCGAATATCTCTCGTTAACGTGCCACCTCGATCGCCCTAATCCTTATCAATTCATCATCCGCACTCACGAACGCCTCCGCTTTGGTCAAGCTCAAATCTCTGCGGAGGAGTGCGATCGCTGCTGGCAAGCTTACGATGAGTTAAATCGCCCATGA
- a CDS encoding DUF4350 domain-containing protein produces MNSRKRYGVGLALFVLALLALTIFLAPRQNNLGTGSTYSRNPSGYGAWYAYMGDRGTPVERWEKPTDVFLSTSESRKKDRPKTPITLLQIQTDFMPSPSPIVYDREWISQGNVLLQVGMRTRITNAPFRSDIASPQGKVVIETRRRHSLSFPLTYQGLEEAKPKALLEDPYGAIAWEETIGRGRVIFVVTPHLAANAYQNEPGNFEFLATLLENIGHPIYVDEYLHGYKDDDTITEETGGSLGAYLWETPLSILALQGVGVLMLLIWGLNRRLGPEDKLRHPTQDNNRSYINALASILLKANCTDFAVETLKKAELLNVQRSLGFGDTPLETETLKAAWEAQTGRSPDDLHPLLSSSRPVRKSMTEVELQQWLEAIAQIRHHLPERGSPTLANVEAQPQSHPVLRS; encoded by the coding sequence ATGAATAGTCGTAAGCGCTACGGGGTCGGACTTGCGCTGTTTGTGCTGGCGCTGCTTGCTCTGACCATATTCCTTGCTCCCCGGCAAAACAATCTGGGCACGGGTTCAACTTACAGTCGTAATCCCAGTGGCTACGGAGCCTGGTATGCCTACATGGGCGATCGCGGTACTCCTGTTGAACGGTGGGAAAAACCTACGGATGTCTTTTTAAGCACCTCAGAAAGCCGGAAGAAAGATCGACCTAAGACTCCAATAACACTCTTGCAAATTCAGACCGACTTTATGCCATCGCCATCGCCCATTGTTTACGATCGCGAATGGATTAGCCAAGGCAATGTTCTACTGCAGGTTGGGATGCGTACCCGTATAACCAACGCCCCCTTTCGGTCGGACATCGCCAGTCCTCAGGGAAAGGTCGTGATCGAAACGCGCCGCCGCCATTCCCTATCGTTTCCCCTCACCTATCAAGGTCTGGAGGAGGCCAAGCCTAAGGCATTACTCGAAGACCCGTATGGGGCGATCGCCTGGGAGGAAACGATCGGCAGGGGACGGGTCATTTTTGTCGTGACGCCCCACCTTGCCGCTAATGCGTACCAGAACGAGCCGGGAAACTTTGAATTCTTGGCAACGTTACTGGAGAATATTGGGCATCCGATTTACGTCGATGAGTATTTGCATGGTTATAAGGACGATGACACGATTACCGAAGAGACCGGGGGCAGTTTAGGGGCATATCTCTGGGAAACTCCGCTGTCAATCTTGGCTCTGCAAGGGGTAGGCGTCCTGATGCTCTTGATCTGGGGACTTAATCGACGGCTTGGCCCTGAGGATAAGCTTCGTCATCCTACCCAAGACAACAATCGCAGCTATATCAACGCCCTAGCCAGTATTCTGCTAAAAGCGAACTGCACCGATTTTGCCGTAGAAACGCTGAAAAAGGCTGAATTACTCAATGTGCAGCGATCGCTTGGGTTTGGAGATACGCCCCTGGAAACAGAAACGCTAAAGGCTGCATGGGAGGCACAAACGGGGCGATCGCCCGATGATCTGCATCCCCTGCTGTCCTCTTCACGTCCTGTGAGAAAATCAATGACCGAGGTAGAGCTACAGCAGTGGCTAGAGGCGATCGCCCAGATCCGCCATCATCTGCCCGAACGAGGATCGCCGACGCTCGCAAACGTCGAGGCACAACCCCAATCACACCCTGTTTTACGTTCTTAA